GCCACTTCCTAAACTAGCTGGTCATGGATAAATAACTGCCATTTTGGCCTCAGTTATCCTGCCTGGAAAATGGATGTAACAGCAGCTGTCAATTCAGGGAGTAGGAGTGAAGATGAATCCATTCGTGTGTATGCCTGGGCCCCAGTAAGCTCTCCTTAACTATGAGCTATGGCGAAGGTTCACCCCTCAGGGCAAGTGGGGAAACAGGGGCCGAGAACTGAAAGAGGTAATAAATGTCAGCCAGGATCCCAAACCAGAGCCCTGTTAGTCTTCCAGGTACACGAAGGGGCTAAAAGCAGCAGATACATCACGCAGAGTTCTCTAAGAAAAGTGCCATATTcaaggaggaggggaagtggcCAGTGCTGTCCCACCACCCAGAGCCATGCCAAGAAAACCAGAGATGATGGCCGGACAGATGCGCCCTCTGGTGGAGGAAGCAAACGCTACAGCAAAGGATCCTACGGATTCTAGACACCAATGGAGGCATTCACAAAACGGGCGGAAAGCAAGACTGTGCAACTGGTCCAGGGCCTCCTAAGTTGTGTGTGGTAGACTGAGGCTGGCTGGTCTGTCCTCCGGACCTCACTTTACAAGGGCCTAGGGATCTTGGAACATAACAGGGCAGAGACTATGTGAAGCCCTGACGATGGGCTCTGATCCCTGGGCTTTTCCATCAAAGGCCACCACTTTCCTTCATTACTGGGATGGAGTAGGAGGTTTCCACACTTACCCCAGCTCAGGGCTCAAGAATATGTATGTTGCTCCAATCTTCCGCAGGGTTCTGCTTCCTGCAAAAGCCGAACTTTTCCTGTGGGCTCCCTCAAGTCTTCCTTGGGCagttcacctttttttttctctccaatgCACAGCCTCACCGCTCAATCAAATGAGCTTGTCCAGACCCACAGGGCCTCCAAAGGCAGAGAACTACTTCCTGTAAATTACCGCTCCCCTAGCCCCAGATGCGAGCACCAGGGTTTCAGCCACCTGTCAGACTTAAGAGTGCAGGGTTGGGGTACTCCGGGTTCTCGATGACGCCAGGCCCGAACTTGAGCTCCAGAAAGCGGCGGTAGTTGTTAGGGGCCTGCGCCATGAAGCCGGCAAAGGGCAGGGGGACTAGCGGCTGCAGGAAGTGCTCTGGGAACTCCACATCCTGCCGGTGGTCCAGCCATGTGTCCTTCGTCATGACCCCATTGCGGGGGTAGAAGGGCCACAGGTCAACGTGTAGGTGGTTGCTCTCACTGAACTGCACTCGGAAGAAGTCGCCCTCCACTGCCTTCTCCCACACGAAGCCGCGTTCGTCCACTACCGAGCCAGCCTCGGCGCCCCGCAGCTGCTCGCAGTTGCCCACGTCCTCCAGGTAGATGCCCAGGTCTACGTCGTAGTCCCAAGGGATAATGTCACCGTGGCGTGCTGCACCCAGCAACGAGCCGCCCTCCAGCCAGTATCGCACGCCTGCAGCCTCCAGCACGCCCACCACGTAGCGCGCAGTCTCTCGCAGTGCGCGCAGGCAGCAGGGCGGTGTCCAGCGGCCCTCGTACAGGTAGGAAGGTGTGTCGCCTGCTACAGTCCCGAAGCAGCGTGCGCTCTCCTTGCTGCAGCCAAACCATTCGAGCCGCCCGCCCTCCCAGCTCACCAAGCGGATGCCCAGAGCACGCAGCAGCGCAGCCCTCCGCGAGCGCCCCTCGCGATCTGCCTTCCAGCGCGCGTGAGCCGTAGCCAGAGGGGGCTGGCGCGCAGCGGCGAAGGTCAAGTCCAGTAGCTGCACTGTCCAGCCCCGTAGAGCAGTCTGTAAGAAGAGGCTGGTGGCCAGAGGCCGCGCCAAGGGCACCGAGAGGTTGAAGAGGTCGCGGGAGCGCAGTAGTAGCACAGCGTCGCCATCCAGGGCGTCACAGCGCGGTGCGCTGGGTGCTGGACCGTAGCGCGCGGTCCACTCCCGCAGGCTGACGTTCAGTGCCAGGCACCGCGCTGGGTTGGCGGTGGCGACTGGGGCGGCTACCAGGCGCGCGCTGCTCCCTCGGAGCGCCTCCACCATACGCTCCAGGTGGGTTGGTGACTCGGCCCGCACTCCATCAGGGACCAGGGCCACGAACTCGGTGGCTACGTATGTCTCTGGGCGCGAGGCCGCAGCTGGCCGGTCCAGGGCCGGCTGGAGCAGCGCCAAGCGTACGTTGGGGATGCGAGGCAAGGCCAGGGGTGGGTAAGGGAGTGTGTCAGTCGCCACTACCACAGGCTGGGCTGGGTCCTGCTGCAGGAAGGAATCCACCAGCTCTGGCACCGCATTGTCAAAGGCCTCAAACTCCCGAATCAAGACGGTCACCCGGGGTCCAGTGGCAGGAGTCCGGCGGGGGCCCCGTGCCCGGGAGTTTCTGGGCTGGTGGTGTAGCCATGACACGTAAAAGAAGACCAAGAGGTTGAGGATGATGGCGGCTGCCAGGGCAGCCCAGCAGCGGGTGAGCCGCATGGGGCCCGATGTCAGACTCTAGCGGGGACGACCAGGACATCCTGGAGAAAGGATAAAAAGGGAGGCTGGTGCAGGTTTTCAGCAGCCCCCTCCCTCAAACCCTCAGCCCTTCTTCCTGGATCTAATCTCAGGGCTAGCCCTCCAGGACTTCCTACCTGGATAGCTGATCTCTCCCAGCTACCTCCCAGTGTTGAGTCTACTACAGGTGTGGGACACCACACAGTTGTAAATGTACTGCGGAGCTGTGTGTGCAAGACTGGTTAAGATGATCCATTTGATGTTACGTGTATTTGATCACCGTTTTTAAAAGCTGTAGTAATTGTGTAATCCAGCCCTCAGAAAGCAAAAGCAGGAGGATGGAAAGCTCAAGGCGAGCACGGGCTTCACAGCGAGActttctgtctcaagaaacaaaacaaagatccaaaaggaggaagaggaggaaagaagcagCAGCTTGCTGCcctttaccccagcactcaggcagaggcaggtggatccccacgagttcaaagccagtctggtctacatagtgagttccaggacaaccagggctcaggccctgtttttgtcttttggttttgtttttttttttaaagatttatttatttatttattatgtatacagtattctgtctgcatgtatatctgcagggcagaagagggcgccagacctcattacagatggttgtgagccaccatgtggtcgctgggaattgaactcaggacctctggaagaacagccagtgctcttaaccactgagccatctctccagcccccaggccctgtttgtttgtttatttatttatttattttaaagagggCTGGGGGCTTAGCTTAGCAATAGAAGCCTAGCCTAGAATTCATCATCAAGTAGCCTGCTCCCCTGAGGTGTGGCTTTTAGTGGCATAATTGCATTGCATAAAAATGTTTCATTCCCAATACAataaggaagggggggggggaatcaaacacaaatcagggctggagagatggttcagcagtgaagagcactggctgcttttccagagcacTGGAATTCGAATCCCAGCACTATTGAGgctgctcacaactatctgtaactccagtgccaggggtaccatggcatgcatgtagttagtacacaaacatgcacacaggcaaaacacttgtacatttaaataaaaataaagggaggAAACTGAAGCACAGAAAGGTGAAGTCACTTgttcaaagtcacacagcagaGAAGAGGGACATGGGATTTGATGCAAGAAGTTAGTTCGAGAATCCTGCTTCAATCCAGTAAACCAGCAGGCAtagtggcactcgcctttaatctcGGCattgcagaggcagaaagaagaggatctctatgagtttgaggccagcctggtgtacacaatgagaccttatttcaaaaactgAAACACCCTAATaagctgttttgctttgttgagatgggatctcactgtgtacggaaggctggctttgaactaggAAACTCTTGGGGCTATAGGCCACTATGTCCACCCAACtcggttctttttgtttttgttttttcaatcaATCACATAGCCCAACTCTTTCACTACATCTCTTCCAGAGCTCAAAAGGCTGAATATGGCACATGAAGTCAGTTTAGTAAGTGGATACTTAATCAAGTACTCTGTGCCaggctgtttgtttttgagacaggggcttaaTGTGGgctaggttgaccttgaacaaGGCATAGAGCTGAGGATGCCTCTACCTACCAAGGACTGGGCTGGGATTACCGGCATGTGCTACCATCTTCCACACTCTACCAGCTAAACTATGCCCTGAGCCCAAACCCTAATCCCAGCCCGTGTTCAGACTCTGTGTTCAGCAGGCCTGAGCAGACAGGCAACCAAAACAACTTAGGTAGGAGGTCAGCAGGGGGCATGAGTGAGTAACACAGGACCTTGCCTAGGAAAAGTGGTCAGGGAAGGGAGAGTGAAGCTAAGACCTTATTGGCTTTCCATTTCTTCccctgaacatttttttttttttggtttttttttttttttttttttggttttttgagacagggtttctctgtggttttggagtctgtcctggaactagctcttgtagaccaggctggtctcgaactcacagagatccgcctgtctctgcctcccgagtgctgggattaaaggcgtgcgccaccaccgcccggcttcccctGAACATTTTACATGCTAGAAGTGGTCTTAAATGTTGTCATCTCAGCTcataggaggtggaggcaagaggattaaaaattcaaggtcatccttggccactgcttgagttggaggccagtctgagctccataagactatcagaaaaatcccaaaccaccaccaccaccaacaacaacgaCGACAAAACAGTGCACAAAGTCTGGTgcgatggcccagcaggtaaaagtgcctgACACTAAGTCTGACCTGAATTTGACCTCCAGGACCCACACAATAGAAGGAACGAATCAACACCAGCAAGctaccctctgacctctacacatgttcatgcaaacaataaataaataagtgaaaaattTAAAGTGTATGTAAGTGTATCACTTGGATGTAGCCTGAGCCTTTTCACCCAGGTACAAAAAAAGGAGGTCTATTCAGGAACGCCTTTAAGGACATAGAAAGGGCAGTATCTATGTGATTCTCGTGATATCAAGGAGACTTCTTACCTCCCTAGGTTTCAGACTGAGGGTGATCAAGGATGGTGGCTCTACCTTGAGTCATCTCTGCTGCGGGAGAAACCAGAAAACAACCAATGAGCCAACTCCATGCAACAAGCTGCAGTTTCACCCTACCCACAAAAGAAGTCAAGGACTCTTTTTCTGTTTGAAGTCCACAGGCTGGGTCACAACTTCAGTTGTCTcaggagtggggtgggtgggtagaaGGTGTGTCAGATATCAGTTGTAAGCTATAACTATCCCTCTTCCATGGTGGTGGGCAGAAATGACCGACAGTAGCTGTTACCATGACAACCTCTTCCCTCGACACATACATCCTTTGGAGATAATTCTAAAACATCCCCTATCTTTGTGATCTCTCTGGATCACTATAAGGTGGGAGATTGCCCTGTTATAGTAGTCAGGGCACGGCTTTCACTCTCATCTCCCTGGAAATGGCTTAGACCCTGTAACCATAGCAACTGTCCCACAGCAGCGCTTCTCTAAATAAAAACACCTGGttggtttgtccatggacctccCATACAAGAAGGGGCTATGGTTACCATGGTAATGCCAACTGGgttggctgggggaggggtggggcagaggcatTCTTAGAGGAATATCTTTGGGGCTGAGTTCTTTTCTACCTGAGCACTAGGTGAGGAGAGGTTGCCATGGTAACTGATGAGGATAGGGTCAGAAGAACCACCAGGGACTTGGGTTACCTTAGCAACCGCCTCCTGGTGCAAAGATAGTAGGTTGGGGCTCCACATATGCAAAATGGGAGAGGGTTGGAAAAGGCCTCCAGGTTGGAAAGGGTTGCTATGACAACAAACTTGGTCAGGACTTAGGACAGATCCCACTCCCGAAATCACCCCAGGtcctctatttttttcctcttaatgagtgaaagtggtggtggggggtgtTATTTGCATCTGGAACGGGCTAGGGCTCTGACAttggggagaaagaaggcagaaagaaagaagtcctGTTCTGTCTCACTCCTCCAAGGGGGACAATTGCAGGGGCTCTAGGTCCTTTGCCTAAGTTGAGGcagtccctcccccctccccggtCAGTATCCCAGAACGTACACACCACCGGGGTCGACCCCGGGTGGGCGAGGCTCGCGCCCAACCCTGTGCTCGCCTCCGCTCCCCTCGCCCGCCCGTCGAGCACGCGCGCGCGAggtgggggtgtgtatgtgtgaagctGCGCGTCCGCGCAGGCGCGAGGCAGAACGGGCGCGCGGGCCGGCCCCGGGGCCTCCATGATGGAGGAGCGAGCGGCCGCCGCGGTCGCCTCG
This genomic window from Chionomys nivalis chromosome 2, mChiNiv1.1, whole genome shotgun sequence contains:
- the Fkrp gene encoding ribitol 5-phosphate transferase FKRP, whose protein sequence is MRLTRCWAALAAAIILNLLVFFYVSWLHHQPRNSRARGPRRTPATGPRVTVLIREFEAFDNAVPELVDSFLQQDPAQPVVVATDTLPYPPLALPRIPNVRLALLQPALDRPAAASRPETYVATEFVALVPDGVRAESPTHLERMVEALRGSSARLVAAPVATANPARCLALNVSLREWTARYGPAPSAPRCDALDGDAVLLLRSRDLFNLSVPLARPLATSLFLQTALRGWTVQLLDLTFAAARQPPLATAHARWKADREGRSRRAALLRALGIRLVSWEGGRLEWFGCSKESARCFGTVAGDTPSYLYEGRWTPPCCLRALRETARYVVGVLEAAGVRYWLEGGSLLGAARHGDIIPWDYDVDLGIYLEDVGNCEQLRGAEAGSVVDERGFVWEKAVEGDFFRVQFSESNHLHVDLWPFYPRNGVMTKDTWLDHRQDVEFPEHFLQPLVPLPFAGFMAQAPNNYRRFLELKFGPGVIENPEYPNPALLSLTGG